The Triticum aestivum cultivar Chinese Spring chromosome 7B, IWGSC CS RefSeq v2.1, whole genome shotgun sequence genome window below encodes:
- the LOC123161514 gene encoding BURP domain-containing protein 3-like — protein MQVACVEHAAGTAAPEQYWKSLLPNTPMPSSLFQLLNASSVSASVGAEHQKPRGTTVGVRTRFRYHTYLMGTTEVHADPSVALFFLKKDLQMRTGQKKLMKVDFMATRGAGDKFLLRSEADAIPFTTEKLPQILSRFSVKPGSLESSEMAQTLQDCEARAAQGEQMWCATSLESMIDFAMSSLGSNELRAMSTAVGKEGTPMQEYTLTSVTHPAADQLVVCHMEPYAYAVFACHLTRATRAYIVSMAGEDGTDVEAVALCHADTAGWNPTHVAFQVLKVKPGTVPVCHLESRWQPAKSYKTESYAMVE, from the coding sequence ATGCAGGTTGCGTGTGTGGAGCATGCAGCTGGGACTGCGGCTCCGGAGCAGTACTGGAAGTCTCTTCTTCCCAACACTCCAATGCCAAGCTCCCTCTTTCAGCTCCTCAACGCGTCGTCGGTGAGCGCCAGTGTGGGGGCGGAGCATCAGAAGCCCAGGGGCACCACGGTGGGCGTTCGCACCCGCTTCAGATACCACACATACCTCATGGGCACAACGGAGGTGCACGCCGACCCCAGTGtcgcgctcttcttcctgaagaaGGACCTGCAGATGCGCACCGGCCAAAAAAAGTTGATGAAGGTCGATTTCATGGCCACCCGGGGGGCAGGAGACAAGTTTTTGCTGCGAAGCGAGGCCGACGCCATCCCATTCACCACCGAGAAGCTCCCACAAATCCTTAGCCGCTTCTCCGTGAAGCCGGGCTCCCTTGAGTCGTCGGAGATGGCGCAGACGCTTCAAGACTGCGAAGCGCGGGCGGCCCAAGGTGAGCAGATGTGGTGCGCCACGTCTCTGGAGTCCATGATCGACTTCGCCATGTCAAGCCTCGGGAGCAACGAGCTGAGGGCCATGTCCACCGCCGTTGGCAAGGAGGGAACACCGATGCAGGAGTACACATTGACCAGCGTGACGCACCCCGCCGCTGACCAGCTCGTGGTCTGCCACATGGAGCCGTACGCATACGCCGTGTTCGCATGCCACCTGACACGGGCGACGAGGGCGTACATAGTGTCGATGGCCGGTGAGGATGGCACGGACGTCGAGGCCGTCGCGCTGTGCCACGCGGACACGGCCGGCTGGAACCCAACGCACGTCGCCTTCCAGGTGCTCAAGGTGAAGCCCGGCACTGTGCCGGTCTGCCACCTGGAATCACGCTGGCAAccagcaaagtcatacaagaccgaAAGCTATGCCATGGTGGAGTAA